A region of the Ktedonobacteraceae bacterium genome:
TCTCGCCCCAACCATTCATCCACCTCAAGATAGATTCGTTCGCATCATCCTCGTAGGTTCCCCAACGCACCCGCACAGGCTGGCCATGCACGATAGCCAGACTCGCTTCTTCTTTACGCGTGCTGCTGGCCCGTCGCACTATGAGTACCCCCGTGAGCCGGTACATCATCAGGTGCCTGATGACAGCTGCCAGTGAGGGTGCAGAATAGATATGGGCCATGGCTTAGGACTCCTCGTCTAGTGTATTTGCACTTGACGTTTTCGGTTTTGGCACCTATACTACTCCCATCAGAGGCGGCAGGGGCCATATCGTTTTCCTTAGCCCGTATAGGGGATTGAAACCTGATTACATCCTGCAACAGACTTGCCGCCCCATATTACCTGAATATGATACACAAGTATATCCTACTGAATTGTATGCATCTACTGCCCATCTGTCAAGAACCGGCTGCTTGAAGATGACTCTTGGGTAATTGCAAAATTAGCTCTGCTCCTCTTCGGAGAGGCTATACATCCCTGGCTCAAGAACATCGGGTCTGTAAATCTCAGTTTCCTCTTCGTTCGGGTCTATAAGTCCTACAGTGTAGGTATCGGAGAGATAGCCCTCTTTAGCAAGCGCCGAAAGCGCCGGAAACAGCGTTGTGAGCGTCTGTTTGAAGTGTTCGGTATCCGTACAACTCCATTCCAGGCCTATATCTGTTCCTGCCTTACTGCTTGCCGGTGTGTATATCTCAACAATGCAAGCGTAGTTTTTGCTCCCATCATCGGAAACGATAATTTTAGGATTAAAGGTCATCGTTCCGCTCCGTTTGCCTTGATTCATCATGCTTTTACCTGCCGTGGCATTGAGTCGCTGTACAACTTTGAAGACTTCCGCGAACATCAGTTCACCTGCCGCGCGATCATTGATAGGTTTTTGAGGAGTTGCCATAGTTTGAATATCCTTTCTCTGTGACATATTTACTTTCTACTTCATATCACATGCAAGCAAACCGGAGCGCAGGTGTAGGGAATTCTCCCTAGACAGGGGTTCGGCCTGGTTGGCTCGCACACCTATGCCCAAACGGGAACCTATACCGTGACCCTGCTGGTAAGCGATCAGGGCGGTAGCCAGGTAAGCAAAACGGTGAGCGTCACTGTCAACTAATGCAAGACCTGGCAGATCGCCATCCGGCCTTTCCATAGAAATGCAGGGTGGCGTCTGCCAGGAGCGAACAGCAGAGCGACATGGAGAAACTATAGAGAAGTGTACACCAGAGGTCATATTGCTGCCGCGTGAAAGAGGATATACTATGGAAGTTGAACAAATGCGATGGGCGCCAGGCAACGGCTGGGAACGTACTCTACAATGAAACGGCAAGCAAAACGATTCAGCCGCTGAAATGTAGAGGCACTCCTTGCGGTGTCATTAGCATACATACATGCGACCTACAGGAGAAAAACGATGGGAATCAGCAACGATGGCCTGTCCTACTGGCAGGCCGAAAGCGGGGGAATTGATCTTCTTGACATGACGATTGGGGATCTGCTTGATCGTCGCGCAAACGAGCATCCTTCGCAGGAGGCGGTCGTCTTTTCGTGTCAAACTGGATTTGAGGGAAGCTCTGAGCTACGCTGGACTTACCAGGAGTACCGCGAACGAGCTAACCAGGTCGCTCGCGGCCTGATGGCCCTGGGACTGGACAAAGGCGAGCATATCGCGGTATGGGCTACCAACCTGCCCGAATGGCTCTTACTGGAAATGGGCGCAGCCAAAGCGGGCCTTGTGTTGGTCACGATCAATCCCGCCTACCGGGCGCAGGAACTGGAGTACGTACTCAAGCAAGGTGATGTGTGTGCGCTCTTCTTGATGGCAAGCGTGCGCGACCATAATTGCCTGGCGACACTGCGCGCACTGGTGACTCCTGGTGAGCAGAACGGCCAGGTGAGTAGCACGCGCTTGCCCATGCTGCGTTCGGTCTGCCTGCTCGGTCCAACCCCAGAAGATGCATTCGGTCAGGAGAAGTGGCGTCCACTTCTCTTTGAGGAGATGGTTGCTGCCGGTTCGCAGATCGACGAGGATGTACTGCGTGCGCGGCAGGTCTCAGTTAATCCGCGGGACGCGGCTCAGATTCAGTATACCTCTGGCACGACCGGTTTCCCCAAGGGTGCGATGCTGCGGCACCACAGCATTCTCAATAATGCCATGATCGTGGCGCGAGAGTGGGGGCTTGACCAGGGTGATCGCTATTGTAATCCCATGCCTTTCTTTCATACCGGTGGTTGCGTCATCAGTGTGTTGGGACCACTGGCGGCTGGCGCAGTTGTGCATCCCCTGCTGTCCTTCCATCCCCTGACTGCATTACAGGTCATCAGTCGCGAACGCTGCACAACCCTGCTTGCCGTTCCTACTATGCTGCTCGCCATGTTGCAACATCCTGACTTTGAGCGGTACGATCTCTCCTCGCTTGTGCGGATCGGTACGGGTGGCGCGTCTGTGCCCGTTTCCCTGATCGAACAGGTGACTGAGCGCATAGGGGCCAGCGTCTGTAACTTCTATGGCCAGACCGAGGCGAGTCCGTTTATTACCAAAACGTTACCGGATGATCCGTTTGAATTGCAAGCCACGACGGTCGGTCTACCGCTGCCACATAGCGAGGTCAAGCTGGTCAGTCCGGCGAACGGCGGAACTGTACCGCTTGGAGCGCGCGGCGAATGCTGCTGCCGGGGTTACCAAGTCATGGCCGGTTACTACCAGATGTCGGAGCAGACCAGGGCGGCCATTGATAGCGAGGGCTGGCTGCATACGGGTGACCTGGCGACCATGGATGCCCGCGGCTACCTCAGCATCGTGGGGCGCCTCAAAGAGATGGTCATTCGCGGCGGCGAAAATATCTTTCCGCGCGAAATCGAGGAGTTTTTGCTGCGCCATCCCCAGGTAGGCGAGGTCTATGTCGTCGGTGTGCCTGACGCCTTCTTTGGCGAGGAGCTACTGGCCGTGGTGCGTCTCAAGGAAGGAGTAGCAGTCACGGAGCAAGATCTGCGTGCCTTCTGTAAAGGGCAGATCAGCCACCAGAAGGTGCCGCGCTACTTCCAGTTCGTGGACGCCTTCCCAATGACGGCCAGCGGAAAGGTGCAAAAATTCATCCTGCGCGAGCGGGCTATTCAGGCCCTGGGATTGCAAGAGGTCGCAAACAACACAAAGGCATAGCGATAGACTGATATTGAAAGGGACAGGTGATGCGATGTCAACACTAGAACTAGAGACGATGCGTTGTGAAGTCAATGGCCTGCTGGCAAGGCTACGACTCAATCGACCGGAGGTACTCAATGCTGCCAACCGTGCCTGGGTTCAGGACCTGGTCACGGTGACCGATTTTTTGACCCACGATGTCCAGGCGCGGGTGGTGCTAGTGAGTGGAGAAGGGCGGGCCTTTAGCAGTGGGATGGATACGAAAGAACTGGCCCGCGAAAACATCACGATCGATTGGTTCGAGACCTGGGAGCGCGGCGTGACGGCACTGGCCGAACTGAATGCCATCACTATAGCAGCCATTCAGGGCTATTGCCTGGGCGGCGGGCTACAACTGGCGCTGGCGTGTGACCTGCGTATTGCCAGCAGCGATGCTATTTTCAGTATTCCTGCCGTTAAAGAGGGTGTAGCGGCCTACATTGCCACAGTGCGCTTAGCTCGATTGATTGGGGCAGCCGCTGCCAAAGAGCTGTGCCTGCTGGGTCGCCGTTTTAGCGCCGAGGAAGCCCGGGCGCTACGACTTGTCACGGAAGTGGTTCCTCTCACCATGCTGGAAGAACGGGCGCTTGCTATGGCGCAAGAACTGCTCAGCATTCCTTTCCCGGCACTTCTCTATACCAAACGCCAGATCGATCGCGCGTTTAGCCAGGATATCGCACTGTTTCAGCACGAGATGACTGCTGTATATGAGGACTGCCTGCGTTCAACCGAACATGCCGCTGTTAAGGCGGAACTAAAGGCGCGTGAGAAAACCCCATAGCCATTTAGTAGAAAGGGGCACTTGTTATCATGCCAGCAAACATTTTTGTATTGCTACACAAGATATCCGCTTCCATATAGAACTTTCTTCCTATATTCCTATTCCGTTTTCCTGTTCCAACTATGGGTAACTCCAGGTTCAATTGATACGATTGTGAGACTGGTAACGCATCCTGATACAGGGATATCTCCTTGCCCGGAGTATTCTCATGCGTGGTATATTGGACATTGGAAGCGGTGATTTCAGACATCTCGCTTCATAATTTAAATTAATGTATATAACAATAATGATTGCCAACAGTAGAAAATACTTTTGGCTCAAGGAGAGACAACCTATGAGCAAATTTATACCAGGGCGCCAGTTGGATAATAATCCTGGCGATCTCAGCGTTCTTGATACCCGGCCTATGCCTCGTGTAGTTCAGGGCTTGAGGAAGGTTCCGGAAATTACGATCTATTTCTGGATCATCAAATTGTTGACTACCGCCATGGGCGAATCAACCTCTGATTATCTGGTTCATGCAATCGATCCGGTGATTGCTGTGGGACTCGGAGGTATTGGCCTGCTGATCGCTCTGATACTACAGTTCTACGTGCGTCGATATGTCGCATGGATCTACTGGTTAGCGGCTCTTATGGTCGCTGTATTCGGCACCATGGCTGCCGACGCTGTGCATATTGTGCTGGGAGTGCCATATGTAGTCTCGACTGTTTTCTTTGCGATTGTACTGGCCATTATCTTCGTTGTCTGGTATAGGAGCGAGAAAACGTTGTCCATCCACAGCATCACTACGCGCCGCCGCGAGCTGTTTTACTGGGCTGCGATCATGGCGACCTTCGCGCTGGGTACCGCTACCGGTGATTTGACTGCCTTTACTTTCAACCTGGGCTTCTTCCCTTCAGCCGTGCTGTTTATGATAGTGATCGCTATACCCGCGATTGGCTACTTTCTGTTCGGCCTGAACGAGATTTTTGCTTTCTGGTTTGCCTATATCATCACGCGCCCGCTCGGCGCTTCATTTGCCGACTGGTTTGGGAAACCGCGCGACGTGCGTGGGCTTGGCCTGGGCGATGGAGTGGTTAGTGTAGTGCTTGCAATTTTGATCATCATCTTTGTAGGCTACCTGACAGTCACTCGTAAGGATATAAAAAGCGACCAGCAATAGCCTCCCATAGCATGGTATAATCTAATCCATAAATTACAGCATGGTTGATAAATAGTGACTTGCACGGGGGAGTTGTTTTATGAAAAACACCTATGCAGCGGCATTAGTGTTCATGGCCATCATTGTACCCATCCCTCTACTCGCAGCGTTCGTTACAGCCATCTCTTATATCATCCTGGGCCAGCAATTCGGTTCGACTACCTGGCTCAACTGGGTAGCATTAGTATCTGGCCTGGGCATAACGCTCCTTGTCTGGCTTATCGCTGCTATCTTCTGTAGAAGGCGTGCCACGGCTCAATATTCAAATAGAATCAGCTATGATGCGATTGTGCAGGAATTAACGCGACTGAAAATCAACTACGACCATATTGACATGAACAACGTCGATGAAGAGCTTGAGGGGAAAGAAATTGTCGAAGCTCTTGTAGCCGGTCAGGCCGTTGAAGTTGTCGATGCTGTGAATGCTGGAGAAACGGCCATAGTTGCACCTGCCGTTGGATCTGCTGGAGTTGCCAGGGCGAACGGAGCGACCGAATCTCCGCAACAGAATAGTGACAACGCGGCGCTTGAGAGGGCCTATGCCGATCTGTATGGTGAGCAGGATGACGATAGTATTGAGGGCCAATTAAAAAAGAATGGCATACAATGGGTACTTGGCAGTGGCTACATCGACATATGGAACAGGCTCCAGGCCGCCGATCAAGAAATGATTGCCGTGCTTCCCAAAGAGACGCTTGTGGCCGATGCAGACTATGATCTGCTGCGCCTGGATGGCTCAACCATTCCCAATAGCCAGCACTGGATTGACGTTATCAATAAGGCAAAAGCAACGCTTGAAAGGGTCGATAAGCAAAAAAAGGCGCAAAAAAAGCCTGCTGACCATACCCAGCAAGTTGCGTCAGAGCAACAACTATTGGGGCAGGCGTTGCTGGATTTGATCAAGGCTACCGTTTCCTCGTCCAAATTGCCACTGGACGATGCCAATATTCCCACAAGTTTGGGGCCGGCGCTCTTCTCACTCCTCAAAAACGCTTTTACGGACCCACAGCCAGAAGTGCAAGAGACTGAGGCACAGGCGCGGGAAGGTCTCCGCCAGGCGCGCATCGCCATCAACTCGTATATTACGAATCGCTGGGCCGGGTTGATAGAGTCCCGTAACCGGCTCATGGGAAGCTCGTTTTTCGCCTCGACCTTCATTTTGATCTTATTTGTTATCGCCATTCTTGGTAATGCGCCGGCGTCATCGCTACTTGCCGGCCTGGTCTTCTTTTTTGTCGGCGCAGTGGCAGGACTTTTTCCACGCCTTACCCCCCAGATGGTTGTGAGTCGTCAACCTTCTGGGAATAATAAATTGTCTTCCAAAGCTAACAATGCATCTGGTAGTGCCGGTGCCCACTCGGCTAAAGCTGCCGGTCAGTCCAACGGCGCCAGGGCCAATGGCAATGGAAAATCAGCGGCTCAAAATGGAAGTGCGCGTTCGAACGGCTCATCGAGCGATGACAGGCCGCCAAGCGATGATTATGGACTGACCATAGCAAGGGTTCTAGTCACCCCCGTTTTCTCCGGCCTTGCGGCTCTGATTGGTGTGGTGCTGGCCAGTATGCTTTCAATTGCGCTCGTTTCCCTCACACCTGTGCAATCAAGCAATAATGCGGTGACCCCAACCCGTTCGGCTGTTGTCGCTACCGCTACTCCGACAGCAGCGTTGGGACCGGCTACGGCCCCGGTTAATCGTGTAGTTCCGAATTATCCCTCACTCGATCAGGTATACAGCCTCACTACGAACGTGCAGGGAGTGATTTTCGCGGCGATCTTTGGCTTTTTACCAAGTCTTGTGATAAACGCGCTGCAAAAGGAGGCAGCACTGATCATGGGCCAGTTGAAGAGTACCGATCCGGGCGAGGATGGTCACGGCTGATACATCCAATAATTTCCGTAAGTTCACGTTTTGGCCTTTATACCGCTTTAAGTTGCTAAGACCCCATTGAAAAATCGTTGCAATCGTCGTTCTTAGTAGGAAGTCGATGAAGAGTGAGTTCCATCGAACTTGCTGATTCTGATCGTCCAATATTAAGAGTGTGAAAAAGGGGTCTTTTTATGAGTATGCCGGGGTATCCATCGGGCCGCTCTGCCAGTCCTGCTATAAGAGGTCGCGTTCTCTCTTTCATCGCAGTATTACTTATCATCGTGCAAATTATCTTCTCGGTGATAACCTACTTTCTTTTTCCTGGCATAGTACCTTCTCATTGGAATGCAGCCGGGCAAGTCGATAGCTCTATACCAAAATTGGGCTTTATACTTATATTCCTGGGCATCAGTCTTGGAATGTATATCCTGTTGCAACTCATTAAGGCCTTAACCATGCTGGACAACGACCCGCAAAAAAGGCAGGCAGCAGCTCTCATTCTTGGTCTCATCAGCATCTTTGTGGTACTTGTTGGGCTGGTTACTCAAGTTATCACAACATCGGTAATCCTTCACTGGTAATAGCCTGTTAAAGGTCGCTGGCTACTCCTTTGACAAGATATGCCAGCGTCCTCATATCCCCTACCATAAAGGTCTCTTTCACTCGACTGGGGCGTCCCCAGCCCTGTCGATTCACCCACACCGTCGTGTATCCCAGCTTCTTTGCAGGCACAATATCGTACTTGAAGCCGAATCCGGCGTGCCATATCTCCTTTACCTTCAATCCTAATCGTTCCCTCGCCAACAGAAAACCCTCGTAGGCCGGCTTATAAGCTTTTGCCTGCTCTGCTGTGATGATATCATCGAACTTGACCCCGATGGTTTGTTCTGTCTGCGCGATAATCTCATCATCTGTATTCGTAATCAGCACAACTTTGACCAGTTTCTGTAGCTCGATGATTGCCTCTCTCGTATCGGGAAATGGTTTCCAATAGCCCATTGATTCGACGAACTCGTCGACTTCTTCCGGGCTGGTGGGGATAGAGTATTGCGCGAATGTCATTCGTAATGTATCGGCCAGCACCTGGCGGTAGGGGCGATATTTCTCTTGAATATAACGAAACTGGATTTCCTCCCAGTCCTCCTGTAGCGTTCGCGGGCTGACAGTGCCATATCCTTTCATACTCAGACTCTCGGCGAAAAACTGCTGAATACCTTTTTCCCAATCGATCAGCGTGCCGTAGCAATCGAAGGTGATGGCTTTGGGAAGTGCAATCATTGAGAACCTCCAGACCTCAAGAAATGTGTGTTGAACAAAACGTCGAATACTGATATACTACACCATACCAACGAAGCAGGATGGGCGTATTGCATAGCTTTTCAGCCTGAAATAGCATAAATACCCTTTAATTTGCGTGGGGTTGCAGATGATTCGTTTCGCTACCTGTTATTTGCACGGATCGAATCATCGCTCGCGTGCTCCTAATCATCTTCCTGAGCGTAGTCGGATGCGACAAAACGCAATAGGCTTAGAGAAGATGGATAGGTGCTAAGATTATCAGGAGGATAGAAGGTTTTATGAAGGTCTATACCGCGGAACACATTCGCAATGTCGCATTGATTTCCCATGTTGGAGCAGGCAAAACGTCTCTGGTGGATGCAGCTCTCTACGATAGCAGCGCTGTCACACGACAGGGTAAGGTAGATGAGGGCACCTCGATCTCCGATTACGACCCTGATGAATTAAAACGCCACATGTCGCTGAATGCCAAAGTTCTCCCCGTTGAATGGAAGAATACCAAGATTAATTTTATCGATACCCCAGGCTATGCTGATTTTGTGGGTGAGGTGAAGGCTGGGCTGCGTGTAGCCGATGCAGCGCTGGTCGTTGTGACGGCTGAAAAAGGCGTGGAGGTTGGCACCGAACTGACCTGGCAATATGCAGATGAGCGCAAATTGCCACGCATGGTCTTCGTCAACAAACTTGATCGTGAGAATACCTCGTTCGATAATGCCCTGGAGTCGCTGCGCAAACAATTCGGCCTCAAGGTCGTTCCCCTGCAGCTTCCCATCGGCGAACAATCCGCCTTTCGAGGCGTCGTCGACCTCGTATCTCAGAAGGCATATACCTTTGAGGGCGGCAACAAGGTACAGGAGATTCCCGTTCCTGCCGAATTGAAAGATCGCATCAGCACCTATCGCGAACAACTGATTGAGTCAGCCGTTGAAAGCGATGACGCGGTGATGGAGAAGTTTCTTGAGGGTGAAGAGCTGAGTGACGAAGAGATACTCTCCGTGATCAAACAGGGAACGCGTACCGGCCAGCTGATTCCGGTGTTATGCGGAGCTGGCAGCAAAAATATCGGCGTGCAGACGCTGCTCGATGCCATCGTCGACTACCTGCCGAGCGCGGCGGAAGCGCTACCTGAAGATGCGAAGGCTTTCGGCGATAATCTCTCGTTGTTCGTCTTCAAGACCGCGGCTGCGCAGGTGGGTATAATCAGCACATTCAGGGTCTACTCTGGAACACTGAAGCCCGATAGTCATGTGTATAACGTCCAGACAAAAGCAGATGAGCGCATAGGGCAGTTGATTATTCCACGCGGCAAGATGCAGGATACGGCAACGGAACTTCCTGCCGGCGATATTGGCGCGGCAGCAAAGTTCTCCAATACGCATACGGGCGATACTCTTGCCGGCAGCAAGGATATTAGCGAGGCACTGGCCCCGATTAACTTTCCGGAGCCGTGTTATACTGTGGCTGTCTTCCCCAAGAGCCAGGCTGACCTCGATAAGATGAGCAATGCCCTGGCGCGAGTCGTTGAAGAAGATCGCACGCTGCGTGTCACGCGTGATCCAGAAACGGCGGAAGTGCTGCTTTCCGGTATGGGTGAGTCGCATATTCAGATCACTATCGAAGGTATCAAGCGCAAGTACGGCGTTGATCTTGAAGCGCGCGATCCACGCATCTCCTATCGTGAGACTATTCGTAAGAAGGCGCGTGCTAATGGGCGCCATAAGCGTCAAAGTGGTGGCCATGGGCAGTTCGGCGATGTATGGCTGGAGATTGAGCCACTGCCGATGGATAGCGAGGAAACCTTCGTCTTCGAAGACAAAATTGTTGGCGGTGTGGTGCCAGGCCAGTATATTCCGGGTGTTGAAAAAGGCGTGCGCGACTCGCTGAAGCGCGGTTTCATCTCCGGCAATCCAATGGTGTATGTCAAGGTGGCCCTGGTCGATGGCAAATATCACCCGGTTGACTCTTCCGCGCAATCCTTCGAAATTGCTGCTTCGCTCGGTATGCAAGAAGCTGTGCCGCTGGCCAGCCCTACCATTCTGGAACCCATTATGACGGTCACTATAACGGTGCCCGAGGGCAACATGGGTGACGTGATGAGCGATATCAACACCAAACGCGGGCGAGTTCTTGGTATGGCTTCCCTTGGAAACGGTATGCAGCAGATTACTGCCAACGTGCCGCAAGCCGAGATGCTGCATTATGCCACCGACCTGCGTTCTATCACGCAGGGGCGCGGCTCGTTCAAGATGGAGTTCTATCAATACGAAGAGGTGCCTGCCAACATACAGCAGGAGATTATTGCCCAGTATAAGAAGTCTCAGTCTGAAAAGTAAGCGGAAAAGGGCGGCCACAAGGGTGCGCCCCTACCCTACACGAGCTTATCAAGCCACTATGTGTAGGGTAGGGGCGCACCCTTGTGGCCGCCCTCCCATCATGGTAAGGGCGTACCACGTGCTGGACCAATCCGCACCCTACCGGTCGCCCTGGTTCCTCTTCCATCGCCTTTTGTTAAGAATTCAATAATGCATCCCAGTGTTCATGAGCCTGCCGAAGCAGCCTCTTCCGGCGCTACATTAATACCTGTTCGCTGCGGGAAAAATGGGCGCAGGATGAGGAAGATGATGATGCTCACTACTGCCCCAAGCAAGTAGCCCAGGCTGGTGCTGGCAAAGATGCCGGTTGCCAGTGGGCCTGTGAAGAAAGAGGATTGCGTAAAGAGCAAACCTACGACGACTCCAACCAGCCAGGCGATACAGGCGGGAATATTGAATCCGCCAGTATAGTAGTAGATGCTGTTGGGACTCAGGTCGACCAGGCTCCGGCTATCATAGCTGCGTCGCCAGATCATATCGACCAGGAAGATCGCGGCCCATACGGTCAAACCGTCGGCCAGTACCAGTAAGAAACTGGTCAGCGCGCCCTGGAAATCATTGCGGATAAGCAACACATAGATGGAGCCTGCGACCATCAGCACGCCATCGATCAGCACAGCATACTGGCGCTTGAGACGGACTCCCATAGCGAGCAGATTCAGGCCGGAAGAATAAATGTCGAGGGCAGCTCCGGCCAGCAGGCCACCAATAGCCGTCAGTAGGTAAGGAACAGCAAGCCAGGCCGGTAGAGCCTCTCGAATGGGTGCCAGCGGGTCGGAAGCCGTCAGCACGTTGGGTTTGAACGAGGCCAGCAGGACACCTACAATCATCAGGATATAGAGGGGGAAAGTACCGCCAAAGACGGTCCAGAATGTAATAGCACGCCCGGAGCTGCGACGCGGCAGATAGCGGGCGTAATCCGCGCCGGAGTTAATCCAGCCGATTCCGGTACCGGCCATGATAATGACAAAAGCAGTGATGACTCCAGTATCCCATGCTGTTGGGGGCTGGCTCACGAGCTTAGCCCAGTTGGTCTGCGGCAACAGAAAAGCGATGATGACAATGGTTAGCAGACCAAAGACCCAGGTTGCGGCGCGTTGAATCCAGACCAACGTGGCGTGTCCCCAGTATCCGCAGGTCACTACCAGCGCCGCCAGGAACAGGATGCTGATAACCGTCCAGGCGGGATTCGCGGATACACCGAATACCTGCAAGAGTTCCAAAAAGGCGCCGGTAGAGGCGATGACCAGGATAGTTTCCCAGCCTACCAGGCTAATCCAGCTAATAAAGGTTGGGCCAAGATTGCCA
Encoded here:
- a CDS encoding haloacid dehalogenase type II, with product MIALPKAITFDCYGTLIDWEKGIQQFFAESLSMKGYGTVSPRTLQEDWEEIQFRYIQEKYRPYRQVLADTLRMTFAQYSIPTSPEEVDEFVESMGYWKPFPDTREAIIELQKLVKVVLITNTDDEIIAQTEQTIGVKFDDIITAEQAKAYKPAYEGFLLARERLGLKVKEIWHAGFGFKYDIVPAKKLGYTTVWVNRQGWGRPSRVKETFMVGDMRTLAYLVKGVASDL
- a CDS encoding enoyl-CoA hydratase/isomerase family protein encodes the protein MSTLELETMRCEVNGLLARLRLNRPEVLNAANRAWVQDLVTVTDFLTHDVQARVVLVSGEGRAFSSGMDTKELARENITIDWFETWERGVTALAELNAITIAAIQGYCLGGGLQLALACDLRIASSDAIFSIPAVKEGVAAYIATVRLARLIGAAAAKELCLLGRRFSAEEARALRLVTEVVPLTMLEERALAMAQELLSIPFPALLYTKRQIDRAFSQDIALFQHEMTAVYEDCLRSTEHAAVKAELKAREKTP
- the fusA gene encoding elongation factor G, giving the protein MKVYTAEHIRNVALISHVGAGKTSLVDAALYDSSAVTRQGKVDEGTSISDYDPDELKRHMSLNAKVLPVEWKNTKINFIDTPGYADFVGEVKAGLRVADAALVVVTAEKGVEVGTELTWQYADERKLPRMVFVNKLDRENTSFDNALESLRKQFGLKVVPLQLPIGEQSAFRGVVDLVSQKAYTFEGGNKVQEIPVPAELKDRISTYREQLIESAVESDDAVMEKFLEGEELSDEEILSVIKQGTRTGQLIPVLCGAGSKNIGVQTLLDAIVDYLPSAAEALPEDAKAFGDNLSLFVFKTAAAQVGIISTFRVYSGTLKPDSHVYNVQTKADERIGQLIIPRGKMQDTATELPAGDIGAAAKFSNTHTGDTLAGSKDISEALAPINFPEPCYTVAVFPKSQADLDKMSNALARVVEEDRTLRVTRDPETAEVLLSGMGESHIQITIEGIKRKYGVDLEARDPRISYRETIRKKARANGRHKRQSGGHGQFGDVWLEIEPLPMDSEETFVFEDKIVGGVVPGQYIPGVEKGVRDSLKRGFISGNPMVYVKVALVDGKYHPVDSSAQSFEIAASLGMQEAVPLASPTILEPIMTVTITVPEGNMGDVMSDINTKRGRVLGMASLGNGMQQITANVPQAEMLHYATDLRSITQGRGSFKMEFYQYEEVPANIQQEIIAQYKKSQSEK
- a CDS encoding AMP-binding protein, translating into MGISNDGLSYWQAESGGIDLLDMTIGDLLDRRANEHPSQEAVVFSCQTGFEGSSELRWTYQEYRERANQVARGLMALGLDKGEHIAVWATNLPEWLLLEMGAAKAGLVLVTINPAYRAQELEYVLKQGDVCALFLMASVRDHNCLATLRALVTPGEQNGQVSSTRLPMLRSVCLLGPTPEDAFGQEKWRPLLFEEMVAAGSQIDEDVLRARQVSVNPRDAAQIQYTSGTTGFPKGAMLRHHSILNNAMIVAREWGLDQGDRYCNPMPFFHTGGCVISVLGPLAAGAVVHPLLSFHPLTALQVISRERCTTLLAVPTMLLAMLQHPDFERYDLSSLVRIGTGGASVPVSLIEQVTERIGASVCNFYGQTEASPFITKTLPDDPFELQATTVGLPLPHSEVKLVSPANGGTVPLGARGECCCRGYQVMAGYYQMSEQTRAAIDSEGWLHTGDLATMDARGYLSIVGRLKEMVIRGGENIFPREIEEFLLRHPQVGEVYVVGVPDAFFGEELLAVVRLKEGVAVTEQDLRAFCKGQISHQKVPRYFQFVDAFPMTASGKVQKFILRERAIQALGLQEVANNTKA
- a CDS encoding cytosine permease, producing the protein MSSITQPESDRVWSIEMNGINPIGQEQRHGHPFELFWIWFASNVSILGIVYGAGYLTGNGLNLWQSLIVGLVATGVSFLFVGLLSLPGVWGGAPMLTLSRAVFGTRGNLGPTFISWISLVGWETILVIASTGAFLELLQVFGVSANPAWTVISILFLAALVVTCGYWGHATLVWIQRAATWVFGLLTIVIIAFLLPQTNWAKLVSQPPTAWDTGVITAFVIIMAGTGIGWINSGADYARYLPRRSSGRAITFWTVFGGTFPLYILMIVGVLLASFKPNVLTASDPLAPIREALPAWLAVPYLLTAIGGLLAGAALDIYSSGLNLLAMGVRLKRQYAVLIDGVLMVAGSIYVLLIRNDFQGALTSFLLVLADGLTVWAAIFLVDMIWRRSYDSRSLVDLSPNSIYYYTGGFNIPACIAWLVGVVVGLLFTQSSFFTGPLATGIFASTSLGYLLGAVVSIIIFLILRPFFPQRTGINVAPEEAASAGS
- a CDS encoding DUF1648 domain-containing protein, producing the protein MSMPGYPSGRSASPAIRGRVLSFIAVLLIIVQIIFSVITYFLFPGIVPSHWNAAGQVDSSIPKLGFILIFLGISLGMYILLQLIKALTMLDNDPQKRQAAALILGLISIFVVLVGLVTQVITTSVILHW